TATAGCACAGGCAAAGTTGAGATGCGAGAGATGGTGACGACTGGTGTTATCGTGGATCTGATCTCTTTGCTTGTTGTGACAGTGATTGTTGTCTATCTGTGGTCATTCATGGGTTTGGTAGTACTATGACATCGCATCAGTTTTAAAGCAATATTCGTAGTGAATCGAACTAGGTGACAATGATGAACTGGATTACCAAGATGGTACAAGGAAACCCAGATGAATTCTCCCACGCACAGCTGGTTAAATATGGATTAGGAACTCACCCGGGTCCAAGAGCTCAATTACGATTCACTAGCAAGAAGATATGGTTCAAAGGCGATTTGGGTACAGAGAAGATTTTCCTCAGAGCGTATTTCAAGGGTGTACCAGAAGGCGGCCAGAAGGTCAATGGCTATGTTGTCACCTACGATAACAGGCAAGACGATTTTGACCAAATCACCGCGCCTTTGATCTTCAATGAAACATCAGGTAAGACCGCCACCAAATACAAAGCATCATTCAAAGAGGTTGTTCCTCTTGCCCATCTCAAGGAGCTGATGGACGTAGACGGACCAACTACCTTCTTCATGCTTTCAATCAAGCCCAAGAGTGATGGGAAACCCTTCAAAATAGACATCAAGAAACGGTTCCCCAAAGGCAGAAAGCGTACTAAAGATGAAAAAGCACCCAATTTTGTCAAGGGGAGTTTGAAGCACACTCCTGAACTGCGCAATTATCTACTTGAAGAGCTGGTTCCTGAGATGGCGGATGAAATCCCGGATGATGTTGGGAAGGTCAAGCTTGACATGGACATAGTTATCGAAGATATCGACATCCCAAAGGATCCCGATATGAGCTTCGCGGAGAAGAGAAAAACTGCAAAGAAATCCGGAAAGCTGGCCAGAACTATTACTGTCGATGGTGAGGATCATATCTTCGAAACTGAGTTCTATGCATAGAGTCTTCCACTTCAACCGTGATGTTTAAATTTGCTCCACCTTGGATTTGCACTAGAAAAAAGCGAGGATGCCAAAAGAAATGCAGGATTGGACTGACTGGTTTAGCTGGATTGAACAAATCACCTTGGAAGGATCATTCATCTACATATCGATTCTATTCTTTGTTCTGGGGTTGTTTTCTTTTGGATGGCTCGCTGTACATATTGAACATGGGCGGCATTTCTCAAACTCTAGGGTATTCTTTGCTACTGTTCTAGGTTCAATCTTCCTTGGTTTCGGATTTCATTTTCTATTGCTTGCCTATGGTCTCTAATAGCCAATTCTGGTTCTCTCTCCTCACCAAGAATCTGGCCTTTCGAAAAACATCGAAAATTGAATCGTTATTCTTCTAACCCCTTGGATATAAACGCAAAACATCTATTTATTAAATCTCCAACAAAATCTCTGTCTTGGTTCCGATGCGTTACGCTAGATGCCAAACAGAGGTTGTTTAATTGCTGATTGACCCCGAGATGGAGAAGGTTGCGGTAAAGAGTCGTAGGAGGCTGGTAGATGAATTTCGAGAACGTTATGCAACCCTTCAGCGAAATGTAAATCGCATTCCAATAGACCAAGCACGGACTACTGCAGAAGAATTGAGTTGTCCTCTCCAGATTGCCATGGTTGCGCTTTATTTCCACATGGAAGGCATCGTTCAGCGCAAAGAAGCAATTCGATTGCTGACCAACGAATTGAACAGAAGAGCGGAGGTAGGTACAGAAGTTCCGAATCTGCCTGGCAATGTGATGGATTTTGCCCTTTCTGAGGGACGGTGGATTCAGCATATCTATGATACTTTCAGCAAAAACATTGAACGCAAAGTCCGTAAGCTAGTCAATCTGGAAAACACGTTAAAAGACGAATCACCCACCGTTGAGAAAGTGATTTCTGTTTTGAAACGGAGGGCTGAAATCGCAGAGGCTTACATAATGCCCATTCTTGAGACATGGGTCCAAGAGCATCCGCGATCCAATGCCTATGATGCACTCATGGCTTTTGCTCCAGCAATTACGAAGTGGAGACCAGCTACTATCGAAGGAAAATTGGCGTTCAAATGTAGACAGACTCAAGCATTTTTTAGAAAGCTCCATCATGCCCTTCAACCAATCTCGGATTCTGCAACAATTGATGTTTCTGTTGACAAGATTCTGGGATTGATTGAACGATTGGATGTAGACTTCCGCGACATGGAACTTGTTGCCACATCTCATCTCCTTCTCCATATGGTTCCCCGTCCATTATCACGGGGCGATCGTTCAAGTTACATATCTAAGGGAACCTCGAGCAGAAGGGGTGGAAAAAGCGAACCAGACATGGAAGGGCCAGTTGATTACCTTGAGCGCGATGTACGCCTTACTAAACGTCGTCCTCCAGATGAGCAAAAGGAATATCTCATGGAGAAGATTAATCGGGTTCTTCGAGTACTAAGGCACTTTGGAAAATCATCATTTGAAGCTCTAAAAGAGTGTTTGGTCGAGTTGAATAGCCGGCTGGGGATAGATAGGGATTTGGAACCAGTTCTTGAAACCACAAAACAGAAAATTGATGGGGTATCAGCAGATAAACAAGAAACTATTGCGGTCAAGACCGTTTTTGATTTTCTGCAAGAGGATTTCCTATCTGGTGGAGATAAAGATTGAAGTCACCGACACCTATGTACTGGCTACTGGATGTAGAAGCTTATGACTTTGATGTAGGGGTTTTTGATGGAGCTAAGATTGCCGGCAAGGCTCTTATTGTATCTCGTCAGCTTTGGTCTGTCATACGTGGTGAAGAAGTATTTTCTGCTCTTATTGGACCCGGCATGTTCAAAGGAAAAGCTGTTGAAGGAAAGCGAACTGTAGAACTACTTGAGCCGCTTAGTGCTCTCATTTTCAATCCTTCAGAACTTCGCCCTGATAGACCCGTTCCTCTAGTGGATATTATCTCTCCTGAGGTTATCGATCCCTTGGGCCAGTCAGAGAGCGAGGAAATTGTGACCATGATAAAGAAACTCCTTGTTGAAAAAGGAAATGTCCTTCCGGTTGGTGCCATAGCTACCGTGAAAGGGGAGAGTATGATTCCCTCGACTGTACATTATGATGAAAAGCTGAAGAAACTATCTGTACGGCATGTTTCAGGAACAACAAGGGCGCGTTTCATTCTGGGCGGTACCAATTCCCCACTCTATAAGCCCTTTTCTGAAAGTTTCCAGAAACTAAGATACAGTGAACCTGAGGAATCTGGAATCCTTTCAACTACATTGGGGAAGTTCTTAGACTTCAAAAGGGACGACTTCTTGGATAATTGGATTATTGTTGAAAAAACAGATCAAGGTTCTGGGAATGGATATGAAGACGTACGGGAAGAGTACCTTCGAGCATACGAAGAAATGGAAAAAAACAAGGAATCTTTCATTTTTGATTAGGGACCAAACCACAAGAGTCTTTTCTACAACTCTAGGGACTTGACCTGAGGTATCCATTCTGGAAGTTGCAGCTGCAGATATCCGGGAGAGACTGGAGAAGTCTTATGCAATGGTCCTGCGAGAAACTAAACAAGAGTGGACTCTCCGTGTCGAAATCTTTTCGGATGTTCTAAGAGATAGGCAGCTTGCTTCTTTTGCGGGTCGAATTGAATTTGGACACAAACAATCCGGCCTTCTCGAAATACGAAAGTCTTGGTTCGTAAAATACAATAAACCAGTCTATATTAGACCCAAGAATTTTCGAGATATACTTCGAAAAGCTGAGCATATCATCCTCCCGCGGCAGCAGGAACCTTCGTTTGTTTCTCAACTTGAAGACTACCTTGACAGAATACAGGCGCCAGCACCGAAAACTGTTCCTGTGTGTGAAAACTGCCTTCGTGAAAAGCGGCTCACGATTCTGTCAAGAAGAAATGCTGTGAAAACTTCTGCTGAACAGGTCATGTGTCTCGCCTGTGCAGGAAAAGAGTTGAAATTAGATATTAGCAGCCTTGGAATCGACCTCTCAAAGCGGATGGAACAGTATCTTCAGAATAGGTTGGCCCAAACGAAATCCGTTCCTGATATTGTTAAAATGATGTCGCCTGGCTTTGATCCTTCCAGTGATCCAAGTATCACCAAGGTTGACGAATTGGAAGCTGGGGAGGTGGTTGAGGGTAGATCCATCGATAACCTACCAATTCCTAACAAGCTCAAGGGTGTGCTCAAGCGAGAAGACCTCACCAAGCTTCTTCCGGTTCAGGAGATTGCTGTGCGAGCCGGATTATTTGACGATACGGATATGATGATTGTTTCTTCCA
This portion of the Candidatus Lokiarchaeota archaeon genome encodes:
- a CDS encoding DEAD/DEAH box helicase, whose product is MVLRETKQEWTLRVEIFSDVLRDRQLASFAGRIEFGHKQSGLLEIRKSWFVKYNKPVYIRPKNFRDILRKAEHIILPRQQEPSFVSQLEDYLDRIQAPAPKTVPVCENCLREKRLTILSRRNAVKTSAEQVMCLACAGKELKLDISSLGIDLSKRMEQYLQNRLAQTKSVPDIVKMMSPGFDPSSDPSITKVDELEAGEVVEGRSIDNLPIPNKLKGVLKREDLTKLLPVQEIAVRAGLFDDTDMMIVSSTSSGKTLIGELAGIPKALEGKKMLYLSPLVALTNEKYERFKRRYRQLGLRVGIRVGMSRIEVGDEGKVIVDTDVTKADVVSATYEALDLILRSGEANQLGDIGTIIIDEIQNLAAPERGPELDGLLNRLEMYAPDAQKLALSATVGAPSNLAEELRLKLVEYTGRPVPLERHLVFATDDKDKWRIVRRLVSSEFRTTSSAGKKGQSIVFTFSRRRCHRISDWLNEHGVSSAVYH